A genomic window from Ideonella sp. WA131b includes:
- a CDS encoding PAS domain-containing protein yields the protein MSLSTSPGIPGMDAQSLHALRRRATTRLGGATAENGPAVGFVDALGVLHALASSPDTAPDALALLHELQVHQVELELQSQELLLSRGELELALRRQAARHDALPVGCFVIDAGGVVVELNETAAGLLGLPRGRVQGQRIAAFFAGPDRQSLDTALAELQAAAPLRSFRLTVAPQGQAAQPVLARLGADTATGDALLCLMSAESR from the coding sequence ATGTCCCTGTCGACGAGCCCCGGCATCCCGGGCATGGACGCGCAGTCGCTGCACGCCTTGCGCCGCCGCGCCACCACCCGTCTGGGCGGCGCGACCGCCGAGAACGGGCCTGCTGTCGGCTTCGTGGATGCCTTGGGCGTCCTGCACGCATTGGCCTCGTCCCCTGACACCGCGCCGGATGCGCTGGCCCTGCTGCACGAGCTGCAGGTTCATCAGGTCGAGCTCGAGTTGCAGTCGCAGGAGCTGCTGCTGTCGCGTGGCGAGTTGGAGTTGGCGCTGCGGCGGCAGGCCGCACGCCACGATGCCCTGCCGGTGGGCTGCTTCGTCATCGATGCGGGCGGTGTGGTGGTCGAGCTGAATGAGACCGCAGCCGGGCTGCTCGGCCTGCCGCGTGGGCGTGTGCAGGGCCAGCGCATCGCTGCCTTTTTTGCAGGCCCCGACAGGCAAAGCCTGGACACGGCCCTGGCGGAGCTGCAGGCGGCGGCACCGCTGCGCTCGTTCAGACTCACCGTCGCCCCGCAGGGCCAGGCTGCGCAACCGGTGCTGGCCCGCCTCGGCGCCGACACGGCCACGGGCGACGCTCTGCTCTGTCTCATGAGCGCGGAGTCCCGGTGA